Proteins from a single region of Croceicoccus marinus:
- a CDS encoding tyrosine-protein phosphatase has translation MDLANLNFRDLGGIRTNGGAVRGGALFRAEGPANLLPQHHAQLKSLAIGYIFDLRSRRERETHPHDWQDANCRWLGLDVNADLRVFGNDGRERLSLGGDERLAIDIMSETYREIPDALAPHWKTVGECLLEGRPAIVNCTAGKDRTGVAVAILLEMLGASRDEIMRDYHRSVVFGENLRRGGTLEGDIRASFGFMPSAEQVDALIGVRTEYLQAAWDRIENSHKTVSRYLADAGLDEATQSELRHLFVTRDHADSIQGEQ, from the coding sequence ATGGATCTGGCTAATCTCAATTTCCGCGACCTGGGCGGTATACGAACGAATGGCGGTGCCGTTCGCGGCGGGGCACTCTTTCGCGCCGAAGGTCCGGCCAATTTGTTGCCGCAACATCATGCACAGCTCAAATCGCTGGCGATCGGATATATCTTCGACCTGCGCTCTAGGCGGGAGCGAGAGACGCATCCGCATGATTGGCAGGACGCGAACTGCCGCTGGCTGGGACTGGACGTGAATGCCGACCTGCGCGTTTTCGGAAACGATGGACGCGAAAGGCTGAGCCTTGGCGGTGATGAGCGGCTGGCCATCGACATCATGAGCGAGACATACCGGGAAATTCCCGATGCGCTTGCGCCGCACTGGAAAACCGTGGGCGAATGCCTGCTGGAAGGCAGGCCGGCAATCGTGAATTGCACTGCGGGCAAGGACCGCACGGGGGTCGCGGTTGCCATACTGCTGGAAATGCTGGGGGCCTCGCGGGACGAAATCATGCGGGACTATCATCGGTCCGTGGTGTTCGGCGAGAATCTTCGGCGCGGCGGAACGCTGGAAGGCGATATCCGGGCCAGCTTCGGCTTTATGCCAAGCGCCGAACAGGTGGATGCGCTGATAGGCGTGCGAACAGAATATCTTCAGGCTGCGTGGGACCGGATCGAGAACAGTCACAAGACTGTATCGCGCTATCTGGCGGACGCAGGGCTGGATGAAGCAACACAATCTGAGCTGCGGCACCTTTTCGTGACCCGCGACCACGCCGACTCAATCCAAGGAGAACAATGA
- a CDS encoding NAD(P)-dependent oxidoreductase — MKSGGVIGLGGIGGGVAQCLQRSGQLSAIYDVRAEAAEKIPGAPPMSATPRDLAAASDCVLIAVLNGAQTIAVLSGPDGVLAANKAGQTVILLSTISMTELETAQKLCAEAGVILIDCGVTNGPKSGENGLICLAGGSDEDMAKAKPIFDGFAGQVIHMGGPGAGMAAKIARNATYFGCMRAGYEGAVIARNYGVDLGQLRMALSGDPNAGGGLEGALAMVVRPDPAGNEQETGMRNYFKGLMIKDLEVAIDEAARFGVRLPMIELIRDNADSTSGLEYPKGQPIA; from the coding sequence ATGAAAAGCGGTGGTGTAATCGGCCTTGGCGGCATTGGCGGCGGGGTGGCACAATGCCTCCAGCGATCCGGCCAGCTTTCCGCCATCTATGACGTGCGGGCCGAGGCGGCCGAAAAAATCCCCGGAGCGCCCCCGATGTCGGCAACGCCGAGGGATCTGGCGGCAGCGTCCGATTGCGTGCTGATCGCCGTTCTGAATGGCGCACAGACGATCGCCGTGCTGTCGGGCCCCGACGGCGTGCTCGCAGCCAACAAGGCCGGGCAGACGGTGATCCTGTTGTCCACCATATCGATGACGGAACTGGAAACCGCGCAAAAGCTGTGCGCCGAAGCGGGAGTGATCCTGATCGACTGCGGGGTGACCAACGGCCCGAAATCGGGTGAAAACGGTCTTATCTGTCTTGCGGGTGGTTCTGACGAGGACATGGCGAAGGCAAAGCCCATTTTCGACGGATTTGCCGGACAGGTCATTCACATGGGCGGCCCGGGCGCCGGCATGGCCGCAAAGATCGCCCGCAACGCCACCTATTTCGGCTGCATGCGTGCCGGTTACGAAGGTGCGGTGATCGCGCGGAACTACGGGGTCGATCTGGGCCAGTTGCGCATGGCTCTGTCGGGCGATCCCAATGCGGGCGGCGGGCTGGAAGGGGCGCTGGCCATGGTGGTGCGCCCCGATCCTGCGGGAAATGAGCAGGAAACCGGAATGCGTAATTACTTCAAGGGATTGATGATCAAGGACCTTGAAGTCGCCATTGATGAGGCGGCCCGATTTGGCGTGCGGCTGCCGATGATCGAACTGATCCGCGACAACGCCGATTCCACTTCTGGCCTGGAATATCCCAAAGGCCAGCCGATCGCCTGA
- a CDS encoding sulfotransferase family protein produces MRRISFGRTKFGSHRFYECATEKCRKGDRGMKQDTKGQVFRIGDMLAPVLDDAQKAALAGASQMHFDFSSKAILDAAKAQTGLSDFGKMDFVERLDLWCECVEEDEFLSPVGRAGLWPMFVRYAATRLRVEDLCKRHPEILDIDIDSPIIVGGPPRSGTTHLLGLLSADTRLRSLPWWEAIAPVPAAEDAPTASDSNPRWTKAQAGWEQQDAVLPMMRYMHEFSPDHISEDIELQALDFSSYLIEWLAYVPRWRDYYLSHDQSGTYAYLKKGLQVLTFLKGPNRWVIKCPQHMEQLPVLYKTFPDATFVITHRDPVGSIRSTLSMALYASRVLRTKSDPEEPKGYWIDRYKTLLSRCVRDRDCLPEDQAIDVYFHEWIKNPDPILRQIYAKADLPLDEDTLQALHQYHRDHDPAVNGKVKFDLEGDFGLTAEDIRQHFQFYFDRFPVEVEVR; encoded by the coding sequence ATGCGCCGCATATCTTTCGGTAGGACAAAGTTCGGCAGCCATCGCTTTTACGAATGCGCGACAGAAAAATGCCGCAAGGGAGATCGGGGGATGAAGCAAGACACCAAGGGTCAGGTGTTCAGGATCGGGGACATGCTCGCCCCCGTGCTCGACGACGCGCAAAAGGCCGCGCTGGCAGGTGCATCGCAAATGCACTTCGACTTTTCGTCGAAAGCGATCCTCGACGCCGCCAAGGCCCAGACCGGCCTGAGCGACTTTGGCAAAATGGACTTCGTCGAAAGGCTGGATTTGTGGTGCGAGTGCGTGGAGGAAGACGAATTCCTCTCGCCCGTGGGCCGCGCCGGTCTGTGGCCGATGTTCGTGCGCTATGCCGCGACCCGCCTGCGGGTAGAGGACCTGTGCAAGCGCCACCCGGAAATCCTCGATATCGACATCGACAGCCCGATCATCGTCGGCGGCCCGCCGCGTTCGGGCACCACCCATCTGCTCGGGCTGCTCTCTGCCGATACGCGGCTTCGCTCGCTCCCCTGGTGGGAAGCCATCGCGCCCGTCCCGGCCGCCGAAGACGCGCCGACGGCAAGCGATTCCAACCCCCGCTGGACCAAGGCGCAGGCCGGGTGGGAACAGCAGGACGCAGTCTTGCCGATGATGCGATACATGCATGAATTCTCGCCCGATCATATCAGCGAGGATATCGAACTGCAGGCCCTCGACTTCTCATCCTATCTGATCGAATGGCTGGCCTATGTTCCAAGGTGGCGCGACTATTACCTCAGCCATGACCAGAGCGGCACCTATGCCTATCTGAAGAAGGGGCTGCAGGTTCTTACTTTCCTGAAGGGGCCGAATCGCTGGGTGATCAAATGCCCGCAGCATATGGAACAGCTGCCCGTTCTGTACAAAACCTTCCCGGATGCGACCTTCGTGATCACGCACCGCGATCCGGTGGGTTCGATCCGCTCGACGCTGTCGATGGCGCTTTATGCTTCGCGCGTGCTGCGCACGAAAAGCGACCCGGAGGAACCCAAGGGCTACTGGATCGACCGGTACAAGACGCTGTTGTCGCGCTGCGTGCGCGATCGCGATTGCCTGCCGGAAGACCAGGCGATCGACGTCTATTTCCACGAATGGATCAAGAACCCCGACCCGATCCTCCGGCAGATCTATGCCAAGGCGGACCTGCCGCTGGACGAGGACACGTTGCAGGCCCTGCACCAGTATCACCGGGATCACGATCCGGCCGTCAACGGCAAGGTGAAGTTCGATCTTGAAGGCGATTTCGGTCTGACGGCCGAGGATATCCGCCAGCATTTCCAGTTTTATTTCGATCGCTTCCCGGTCGAAGTCGAAGTCAGATAA
- a CDS encoding SDR family NAD(P)-dependent oxidoreductase yields the protein MRQLPRRPIDKAAFRERYGPWAVIAGASEGTGECYARQLAAMGINLVLVSRRQGLLETLGKDLAGEYGIEYRAFFQDLTDVDAGVRIVEASADLDVGLYISNAGAGGFSAFLEESTDAAHHLVRMNITTLIDAANGFGKRFLKRGKGGIIVMASGAGLGGQPNLVMYAATKAFEINFAESLWAEYHERGIDVIGIAAPIMRTPTLLRIVPADFDTSRAFDPADVTNNALAGLLAGEPVQIIPDGPGAEKLPQVEADRRERLKGFVEFNKSFTGG from the coding sequence ATGCGCCAACTTCCGCGACGCCCGATCGACAAGGCCGCCTTTCGCGAACGGTACGGCCCCTGGGCCGTTATCGCGGGAGCATCCGAAGGAACCGGTGAATGCTACGCTCGGCAATTGGCCGCCATGGGCATCAACCTTGTGCTGGTATCCCGCAGGCAGGGTCTGCTCGAAACGCTCGGTAAGGATCTGGCAGGCGAATATGGTATCGAATACCGCGCATTCTTTCAGGACCTGACCGACGTCGATGCGGGCGTCAGGATCGTCGAGGCGTCGGCCGATCTTGATGTCGGCCTCTATATCTCGAACGCCGGGGCCGGAGGCTTCTCGGCTTTCCTGGAAGAAAGCACCGATGCCGCGCATCATCTGGTCCGGATGAACATCACAACGCTGATCGATGCCGCCAACGGTTTCGGCAAGCGCTTCCTGAAGCGGGGCAAGGGCGGCATAATCGTAATGGCGTCGGGCGCAGGGCTGGGCGGTCAGCCCAATCTGGTGATGTATGCCGCCACCAAGGCGTTTGAGATCAATTTCGCAGAGTCGCTTTGGGCAGAATATCACGAACGGGGCATCGACGTGATCGGCATTGCCGCCCCGATCATGCGCACTCCGACATTGCTGCGAATTGTTCCTGCAGATTTCGACACATCACGTGCATTCGATCCTGCCGACGTGACCAATAACGCGCTGGCCGGATTGCTGGCCGGGGAACCGGTGCAGATCATCCCCGACGGTCCCGGCGCCGAAAAGCTTCCGCAAGTAGAGGCCGACCGCAGGGAGCGCCTGAAGGGGTTCGTCGAGTTCAATAAAAGCTTTACGGGAGGATAA
- a CDS encoding SDR family NAD(P)-dependent oxidoreductase: MFDLTGKVALVTGANSGLGFAFAEGMARAGSDLVIWGRRKDANDKAAEKLRAFGVKVHSAEVDVTDEAQIVAGVADALAAMGRIDTVVANAGIANPVPFIDMDADSYNALMNVNQHGVVFTLREVARHMVARAEAGDPGGSMILCGSGSIFQGVPTLVHYGAAKGALAGLAKGLAAELGPHGIRCNVIAPGFIITEMTMKDPEIGQMIADGVAARAPLGRAGMPDDLWGAAVYLASDLSRYHTGDTLVVDGGKMINN, encoded by the coding sequence ATGTTCGATCTGACCGGGAAAGTTGCGTTGGTGACGGGTGCCAATTCGGGCCTTGGCTTTGCCTTTGCCGAAGGGATGGCGCGTGCGGGCAGCGATCTCGTCATCTGGGGCAGGCGCAAGGATGCCAACGACAAGGCGGCAGAAAAGCTGCGGGCCTTTGGCGTCAAGGTGCATTCCGCCGAAGTGGACGTCACCGACGAAGCGCAGATCGTGGCCGGCGTGGCCGATGCGCTTGCGGCGATGGGCCGGATCGACACGGTGGTCGCCAATGCGGGCATTGCCAATCCGGTGCCGTTTATCGACATGGATGCCGATAGCTATAACGCGTTGATGAACGTCAACCAGCACGGCGTGGTGTTCACCCTGCGCGAAGTGGCCAGGCACATGGTGGCCCGAGCCGAGGCGGGCGATCCCGGCGGCTCCATGATCCTGTGCGGCAGCGGATCGATTTTCCAGGGCGTGCCGACGCTGGTGCATTACGGTGCGGCAAAGGGCGCTCTTGCGGGGCTGGCGAAGGGGCTGGCCGCGGAACTGGGCCCCCATGGCATTCGCTGCAATGTCATCGCGCCCGGTTTCATCATCACCGAAATGACCATGAAGGACCCCGAGATCGGCCAGATGATCGCCGATGGCGTGGCAGCCCGTGCCCCGCTCGGCCGCGCGGGAATGCCCGACGATCTGTGGGGCGCGGCGGTTTATCTCGCCAGCGATCTGTCCCGCTATCACACCGGCGATACGCTGGTGGTCGACGGCGGGAAAATGATCAACAACTAG
- a CDS encoding 2Fe-2S iron-sulfur cluster-binding protein yields the protein MPKINVIDRSGASTEVEADNGLSLMEIIRDDGFDELLALCGGCCSCATCHVHVEASYFAKLPEMTEDESDLLDSSDHRNETSRLACQVEMSDALDGVTVTIAPED from the coding sequence ATGCCGAAAATCAATGTGATCGACCGATCTGGCGCCAGCACGGAAGTTGAAGCCGACAATGGGCTGAGCCTGATGGAGATCATCCGCGACGATGGATTCGACGAACTGCTGGCACTGTGCGGCGGCTGCTGTTCCTGCGCGACCTGCCATGTTCACGTGGAGGCGTCCTATTTCGCCAAGCTGCCGGAAATGACCGAGGATGAAAGCGACCTTCTCGACAGTTCCGACCATCGCAACGAAACCTCGCGTCTGGCGTGCCAGGTCGAAATGAGTGATGCGCTTGACGGGGTGACTGTCACCATCGCGCCGGAGGATTGA
- a CDS encoding limonene-1,2-epoxide hydrolase family protein encodes MADAQSEVLAFFEEWKPTLGDMLASMERRFTDRTVWENVGISKTTGFAEAKAFMDGFAQMYPIESGEVIVHHVASDGNVVLTERTDNFHDKNGQLLVSIKLMGIFEMDGDKIVSWRDYFDTAKGFG; translated from the coding sequence ATGGCCGATGCGCAATCCGAAGTGCTGGCCTTCTTCGAGGAGTGGAAGCCTACGCTGGGCGATATGCTCGCGTCGATGGAACGGCGCTTTACCGACAGGACGGTTTGGGAAAATGTCGGCATCTCGAAGACCACCGGATTCGCGGAGGCGAAAGCTTTCATGGACGGCTTTGCGCAGATGTACCCGATCGAAAGCGGCGAGGTGATCGTTCACCACGTCGCTTCGGACGGGAACGTGGTCTTGACCGAACGAACTGACAATTTCCATGACAAAAACGGCCAACTGCTCGTCTCCATCAAGCTCATGGGGATTTTCGAAATGGACGGCGACAAGATCGTGTCGTGGCGGGACTATTTCGATACCGCCAAGGGCTTTGGGTGA
- a CDS encoding oxygenase: MLDVQDNPAPEVHDDPIAVDPRQFAAKVNSWLPHDIMLTDAWFPLAHSFAVAKKPIRRAVYSHPYFIWRKPDGSVVAAETHPNDQLAATKSEYTDEAGHYPVIEKYGYVWGWLGKPENAAPEHIPSIPYLPEDGGLPLHMLGTVRFDCCAPLSLENLIDLTHADFIHADVVGDEKMDKETVEVFHDSETITMVRTCVNKSVAPIMKIFGGVRDDVQQVRQVIRIYLRSHAAIAYGRFTPGDNVQLFHPCVPETRDRTRLDYAMNTSNVKKTNLFRYIMPKASYKVSRQDSSMTSPQSPRYMRPEKRKDLHSPLDEAGQKYRVLMLALAERQARGDFTYRDNVSSDCSDIIGYEKA; this comes from the coding sequence ATGCTCGACGTTCAAGACAATCCGGCTCCCGAGGTTCATGACGATCCGATCGCGGTCGATCCGCGCCAGTTCGCGGCCAAGGTCAATTCCTGGCTGCCGCACGATATCATGCTGACCGATGCATGGTTTCCGCTGGCCCACAGCTTCGCTGTTGCCAAGAAACCCATCCGGCGCGCTGTTTACTCGCACCCCTATTTCATCTGGCGGAAGCCCGACGGCAGTGTTGTGGCGGCGGAAACGCACCCGAATGACCAGCTTGCCGCGACGAAGAGCGAATATACCGACGAGGCCGGTCACTATCCGGTGATCGAGAAGTACGGCTATGTCTGGGGCTGGCTCGGCAAGCCGGAAAATGCCGCGCCCGAACATATTCCCAGCATTCCCTATCTGCCCGAGGACGGCGGCCTGCCGCTGCACATGCTCGGCACCGTGCGGTTCGATTGCTGCGCGCCGCTCAGCCTCGAAAACCTGATCGACCTTACCCATGCCGATTTCATCCACGCCGATGTCGTGGGCGACGAGAAGATGGACAAGGAAACGGTCGAGGTGTTCCACGACAGCGAGACCATCACCATGGTGCGGACCTGCGTGAACAAGTCCGTCGCGCCGATCATGAAGATCTTTGGCGGCGTGCGCGACGATGTGCAGCAGGTTCGACAGGTGATCCGCATCTATCTGCGCAGCCATGCCGCGATCGCTTATGGCCGCTTTACCCCGGGCGACAATGTCCAGCTGTTCCACCCCTGCGTTCCCGAAACGCGTGACCGGACCCGGCTGGATTATGCCATGAACACATCGAACGTGAAAAAGACCAATCTTTTCCGCTATATAATGCCCAAGGCGAGCTACAAGGTTTCGCGGCAGGACAGTTCCATGACCTCGCCGCAGAGCCCGCGCTACATGCGGCCGGAAAAGCGCAAGGATTTGCATTCGCCGCTGGACGAAGCCGGCCAGAAATATCGCGTGCTGATGCTGGCACTAGCCGAAAGACAGGCGCGCGGCGATTTCACCTATCGCGATAATGTCAGCTCTGATTGCAGCGACATTATAGGATATGAAAAAGCATGA
- a CDS encoding TetR/AcrR family transcriptional regulator, with translation MRAMARELGVSHNLLNVRFGKKSQLWKASVDWRLKEAAREVELAFDPSHPPEEQLRDLIHRFCRWAIINSDIVAMSHLEGREPSWRLDYMTESFTLPFQRRLQDLLEQVGSGTALRPIDSGALLALLVHGVGSYFALAPMHDRLLPDLPGDGAANPSPEDRADAMARFLLAGLFSA, from the coding sequence ATGCGCGCGATGGCCCGCGAACTGGGCGTCAGCCACAATTTGCTCAATGTGCGATTTGGCAAGAAGTCGCAGTTATGGAAGGCGTCGGTCGACTGGCGGCTCAAGGAAGCCGCCCGCGAGGTTGAACTGGCCTTCGACCCGTCGCACCCTCCGGAAGAACAGTTGCGGGACTTGATTCATCGGTTTTGCCGCTGGGCGATCATCAATTCGGACATTGTGGCCATGAGCCACCTTGAAGGGCGCGAGCCGAGCTGGCGGCTCGACTATATGACGGAAAGCTTCACCCTGCCGTTCCAGCGCCGCCTTCAGGACCTTCTGGAACAGGTAGGATCGGGCACGGCGCTGCGTCCGATCGATTCCGGTGCATTATTGGCGCTGCTCGTTCACGGGGTCGGATCCTATTTCGCGCTTGCCCCGATGCATGACCGGCTTCTGCCTGATCTGCCTGGTGACGGCGCCGCCAATCCGTCGCCCGAGGACCGGGCCGATGCGATGGCGCGGTTTCTTCTGGCAGGTCTGTTCAGCGCCTAA
- a CDS encoding Rieske (2Fe-2S) protein: MTEAAWWAVARSEEISADKPHNVDIGDQPVVLWRDDKKVVRALEDRCPHRRAPLSLGCILGNGAIQCGYHGWTYDGASGQLIDIPNLKSDRKFPPVYKARPFAVHEDAGFVRVCLDAKAAAPAPDDRVLPLSGTSIVALDHEHWIAALFDDPSLVLSIKGVRFSPYLLTELSEQQGKLVLERSCQWASPHWPAPFTSDFPISLRIATDPVTGETDLTLLDDEFRALFRAVLAPVPAARGVTQVRWRAALSPGRHHLMAKAMGIGTPFRVFDHVDGAALRVLKPSASIHASDLRESIVTRKSGPPTAQEAAA, encoded by the coding sequence ATGACCGAAGCAGCCTGGTGGGCCGTTGCCCGCTCCGAAGAGATCAGCGCGGACAAGCCGCACAACGTCGATATCGGCGACCAACCGGTCGTCCTTTGGCGCGACGACAAGAAGGTCGTGCGCGCGCTTGAAGATCGCTGCCCGCATCGCCGGGCGCCCCTGTCGCTGGGTTGCATACTTGGCAATGGCGCGATCCAGTGCGGATACCACGGCTGGACTTATGACGGCGCAAGCGGGCAGCTGATCGACATTCCCAATCTGAAAAGCGATCGCAAATTCCCTCCTGTCTACAAGGCAAGGCCATTCGCCGTTCACGAGGATGCGGGCTTTGTACGGGTCTGCCTGGACGCCAAGGCCGCTGCCCCCGCACCTGACGATCGCGTCTTGCCGCTTTCGGGCACATCGATTGTGGCGCTGGATCACGAACACTGGATCGCCGCGTTGTTCGACGATCCTTCGCTGGTGCTGTCGATCAAGGGGGTGCGCTTTTCACCCTATCTGCTGACCGAATTGTCCGAGCAGCAAGGCAAGCTGGTGCTGGAACGATCATGCCAATGGGCATCGCCGCACTGGCCCGCACCCTTCACTTCCGATTTCCCGATCAGCCTGCGCATCGCCACCGATCCGGTAACTGGCGAGACGGACCTGACCCTGCTGGACGACGAGTTCAGGGCCCTGTTCCGCGCGGTTCTGGCGCCCGTTCCGGCCGCGCGCGGCGTTACGCAGGTGCGTTGGCGCGCCGCTCTGTCGCCCGGACGCCACCATCTGATGGCAAAGGCCATGGGCATCGGCACGCCGTTCAGGGTTTTCGACCATGTCGACGGAGCGGCGCTGCGGGTGCTCAAGCCGTCGGCGTCTATCCACGCCTCGGACCTGCGCGAAAGTATCGTCACGCGCAAATCCGGACCGCCCACAGCGCAGGAAGCCGCTGCCTGA
- a CDS encoding LLM class flavin-dependent oxidoreductase, whose amino-acid sequence MFADKKIWTQLPVLPANELVPLVRQWEAAGIEGVWVPQIFGLPFVTLAAAAAVTSRIKLGSGIALAFTRSPLETACSVIDLDHISDGRAVLGLGSSAQSQIEGSFGMPYGKPLAHMREIVEQVRAVIAKGHTGELQVLAGEYTTLDLSHFRLTGPARRPAIPVYLPAIFEKACEQGGEIAEGLLGHPLWTTRWIEEKVAPHLQAGLDRAGRERSAFDLNLMIFTVINEDRDAAIADARANIAFYTQSPQYLRYFKAIGFEKEAAAIQDAFARQDFAAMEAACPDEMVSAITVLGSAEEVKAQIIERARFADSITPVVPQFGMDEAKAAIYRDRIADLFFPAPI is encoded by the coding sequence ATGTTCGCGGATAAGAAGATCTGGACGCAATTGCCGGTCCTTCCGGCAAACGAACTCGTACCGCTGGTCCGCCAATGGGAAGCGGCCGGAATCGAGGGGGTCTGGGTCCCGCAAATCTTCGGCCTCCCCTTCGTCACCCTTGCGGCAGCCGCAGCCGTCACCAGCAGGATAAAGCTGGGCAGCGGCATCGCGCTGGCCTTCACGCGTAGTCCGCTGGAGACGGCATGCAGCGTCATCGATCTGGACCACATCAGCGATGGCCGCGCCGTGCTTGGCCTGGGGTCCAGCGCGCAAAGCCAGATCGAAGGCAGCTTTGGCATGCCATACGGCAAGCCACTGGCGCATATGCGCGAAATTGTGGAGCAGGTGCGGGCGGTCATCGCCAAGGGCCACACCGGCGAACTACAGGTGCTGGCAGGCGAATATACTACGCTCGACCTGTCGCATTTCCGGCTGACGGGGCCAGCGCGCCGCCCTGCCATTCCGGTTTATCTGCCTGCCATTTTCGAAAAGGCATGCGAGCAGGGCGGAGAGATCGCCGAAGGGCTGCTGGGCCATCCGTTATGGACGACCCGCTGGATCGAGGAAAAGGTCGCCCCGCACTTGCAGGCAGGTCTCGACAGAGCCGGACGGGAGCGGTCGGCTTTCGATCTGAATCTGATGATATTTACCGTCATCAACGAGGATCGCGATGCGGCCATTGCGGATGCCCGCGCGAATATCGCGTTTTATACGCAATCGCCCCAGTATCTGCGCTATTTCAAGGCGATAGGCTTCGAAAAGGAAGCAGCGGCGATTCAGGATGCGTTTGCCCGGCAGGACTTTGCCGCGATGGAGGCGGCCTGCCCTGACGAGATGGTCAGTGCGATCACGGTGCTCGGTTCGGCTGAGGAGGTGAAAGCCCAGATAATCGAACGCGCACGCTTTGCCGATTCGATCACGCCCGTCGTGCCGCAATTCGGGATGGATGAAGCCAAGGCCGCCATTTATCGGGACCGCATCGCCGATCTCTTCTTCCCGGCGCCAATCTGA
- a CDS encoding VOC family protein, giving the protein MFSRPGARHSQNAYVTSDLDRAMAIWRDEFGVSRFHVFENDAPGLVSSPEYRMKIALANVGGVEIELIEPLPGQAPLHAEVLPTDGSFAMRFHHAALRVDGDRSDFEAYMASLDLATHPVVWRGELGDVMRYAYTDERATLGHYLEHVWFDPAMYEQMAAAIPVYPAP; this is encoded by the coding sequence ATGTTTTCACGGCCCGGGGCAAGGCATAGCCAGAACGCCTATGTGACCAGCGATCTCGATCGCGCGATGGCCATCTGGCGCGACGAATTTGGCGTTTCCCGCTTTCACGTGTTCGAAAACGATGCGCCCGGACTGGTCTCCTCGCCAGAGTACCGGATGAAAATCGCGCTGGCCAATGTGGGCGGGGTCGAGATCGAACTTATCGAGCCTTTGCCCGGACAGGCGCCGCTTCATGCAGAGGTGCTACCCACGGACGGCAGCTTTGCCATGCGTTTTCATCACGCGGCCTTGCGGGTCGATGGCGATCGGAGCGATTTCGAAGCCTACATGGCTTCGCTCGATTTGGCGACGCATCCCGTGGTGTGGCGCGGAGAGCTGGGCGATGTGATGCGCTATGCCTATACCGACGAACGGGCGACACTGGGCCATTATCTGGAACATGTCTGGTTCGATCCGGCCATGTATGAACAGATGGCCGCAGCCATTCCGGTCTATCCGGCGCCGTGA
- a CDS encoding carboxymuconolactone decarboxylase family protein translates to MSDNAWENGLKVFDAVYGKGTSAMMKGRENDRFNREIIENQFGNLWADDALSIREKRLMVLGATTMLGRQDLIEIQMMGALANDEFTEEELALIPHFLLFYAGAGNCTALIRGIEAAKARFAEMKGG, encoded by the coding sequence ATGAGCGACAATGCCTGGGAAAATGGACTGAAGGTCTTCGATGCCGTGTACGGCAAAGGTACCTCTGCGATGATGAAGGGGCGGGAGAATGACCGTTTCAACCGCGAGATCATCGAAAACCAGTTCGGCAATCTGTGGGCCGATGATGCCCTGTCTATCAGGGAAAAGCGCCTCATGGTGCTTGGCGCCACGACCATGCTGGGCAGGCAGGACCTGATCGAGATCCAGATGATGGGCGCCTTGGCGAACGATGAATTCACTGAAGAGGAATTGGCACTGATTCCTCATTTCCTGTTGTTCTATGCGGGTGCTGGCAACTGTACAGCTCTGATCCGCGGGATCGAAGCCGCCAAGGCCCGCTTTGCCGAAATGAAGGGGGGCTGA